The following coding sequences are from one Triticum dicoccoides isolate Atlit2015 ecotype Zavitan chromosome 4A, WEW_v2.0, whole genome shotgun sequence window:
- the LOC119286417 gene encoding cytochrome b-c1 complex subunit 6-like translates to MANEEPVDPKKYLEERCKPQCVKPLYEYEKCIKRVEADDTGHKHCTGQYFDYWSCIDKCVAPKLFEKLK, encoded by the exons AT GGCGAATGAGGAACCCGTTGATCCCAAGAAGTATCTTGAGGAGCGGTGCAAGCCACAGTGTGTAAAGCCACTGTATGAGTATGAG AAATGTATCAAGAGAGTTGAGGCCGATGATACTGGGCACAAGCACTGCACTGGGCAATATTTTGACTATTGGTCATGCATCGATAAATGT GTAGCACCAAAGCTCTTTGAAAAGCTGAAATGA